In a genomic window of Gossypium arboreum isolate Shixiya-1 chromosome 7, ASM2569848v2, whole genome shotgun sequence:
- the LOC108475552 gene encoding abscisic acid 8'-hydroxylase 2, giving the protein MQVQLFFPFPSPSPPLPQTPTLIITPTLFSSLFFFFFFLVVLVLLSSHQRRQPKGKILPPGSMGWPYIGETLKFYTQNPDSFFANRRRRYGDTFKTHILGCPCVMISSPEAARIVLVTKAYLFKPTYPPSKEKMIGPEALFFHQGAYHARLKKLVLAAFLPSVIRGSVSEIEQIVLKFLPTWENTTINTLQEMKRYAFDVAMISAFGHKRDSEMKGIKQLYQCLEKGYNSMPLDLPGTPFHKAMKARKQLNETLRRLIQARRGNEKAGGGLMGNLLGAKNHKVDQLSDSQIADNVIGVIFAAHDTTASVLTWVLKYLHDNGDLLEAVTREQDGIQRKIIEENRRLTWDDTRHMPLTTRVIQETLRRASILSFTFREAVEDVEFEGYYIPKGWKVLPLFRTIHHCADFFPQPEKFDPSRFEVPLRPNTFIPFGNGVHSCPGSELAKLEMLVLLHHLTTSYRWQVVGDEDGIQYGPFPVPKRGLPVKVTPLQK; this is encoded by the exons ATGCAAGTCCAACTTTTCTTCCCATTTCCATCTCCATCACCACCACTACCCCAAACTCCCACCCTTATTATTACACCAACTCTGTTCTCTtctttattcttcttcttcttcttcttggtgGTGCTGGTGCTGTTGTCTAGTCATCAAAGGCGACAACCCAAGGGTAAAATTCTGCCACCTGGTTCGATGGGTTGGCCTTATATTGGAGAGACTCTCAAGTTTTACACCCAGAATCCGGATTCCTTCTTTGCCAACCGACGAAGAAG gtATGGGGATACATTCAAAACTCACATATTGGGGTGTCCCTGTGTGATGATTTCAAGCCCTGAGGCCGCAAGGATAGTTCTAGTGACAAAGGCTTATCTTTTCAAACCAACATATCCACCAAGCAAAGAGAAGATGATAGGGCCTGAGGCTCTATTCTTTCACCAAGGTGCCTATCATGCAAGGCTGAAGAAATTGGTACTGGCAGCCTTTTTACCTTCTGTAATTAGAGGTTCAGTTTCAGAGATTGAACAAATTGTTTTGAAATTTCTACCAACTTGGGAGAATACCACCATTAACACTTTACAAGAAATGAAGAGA TACGCTTTTGATGTAGCGATGATTTCTGCCTTCGGCCATAAACGAGATTCAGAAATGAAAGGGATCAAGCAACTGTATCAATGCCTGGAAAAGGGTTACAATTCTATGCCACTAGAtcttccaggaactcctttccaCAAAGCAATGAAG GCTAGGAAGCAGTTGAATGAGACCCTGAGAAGATTGATACAAGCAAGAAGAGGAAATGAGAAAGCAGGAGGAGGGTTAATGGGAAATTTGTTAGGGGCCAAAAACCACAAGGTTGATCAACTCAGTGATTCCCAGATTGCTGATAATGTAATTGGAGTCATCTTTGCTGCTCATGACACCACTGCAAGTGTCTTAACATGGGTTTTAAAGTACTTGCATGACAATGGAGATTTACTAGAAGCTGTCACC AGAGAACAAGATGGTATTCAACGTAAAATAATTGAAGAAAACCGCAGGCTTACGTGGGATGATACAAGGCACATGCCATTGACTACCAGG GTGATTCAAGAGACACTAAGAAGAGCAAGTATTCTATCATTCACGTTTAGAGAAGCAGTggaagatgttgagtttgaaggGTATTATATCCCCAAAGGTTGGAAAGTTCTTCCCCTCTTCAGAACCATTCACCATTGCGCTGATTTCTTTCCTCAACCCGAAAAATTCGACCCTTCAAGATTCGAG GTGCCACTGAGACCCAACACGTTTATTCCTTTTGGCAATGGAGTTCACTCTTGTCCAGGCAGTGAACTGGCTAAGCTTGAGATGCTTGTTCTTCTTCACCATCTCACCACTAGTTACAG GTGGCAAGTTGTGGGAGATGAAGATGGAATCCAATATGGTCCCTTTCCAGTGCCCAAACGGGGCTTACCTGTAAAGGTCACCCCCCTACAAAAATAA
- the LOC108476007 gene encoding scarecrow-like protein 34 isoform X1, with translation MKPKFTEFSDYINGFSVEDLDDTFQLNSGQYSNGTIGFEFNDPSPDLNVLNMNVAVAPSEPDPVTFVQPLTVSTDGSSISTSTGWSPEGESLSPSDDNDSTDPVLKYITQMLMEENMEEPHMFNNYFALKDTEKSLYEVLVEPYPQTSEPQPLLNLNLEAPESNLSGSTNGHSSANIGTNYGTGNYSDHQVVGEVWESPSSLSQPPLTGDYDFQRALQQPSSQVSVKSTNSLSNPGNRTMESSISKLLAQNIFNDKESVLQFQRGFEEASKFLPSSNQLMIGLESNAFPTGQKGKVPNDVVKVGEDERENPRERLRGRKNHGRDLEDLEEERSNKQSATYTDESELSEMFDKVLLYPVGQFICCNDNENVQHTENKALRQKEQSNGSSAGKPRSKKQGKKETVDLRTLLILCAQAVSANDHRTAGELLKQIKENSSPLGDGTQRLAHYFANGLEARMDGSGTVMQNFYMSLASKKTTAADMLKSYKGYLSACPFKKLPIFFANKMIYYMTEKASALHIVDFGILYGFQWPVLIQHLSNRPGGPPKLRITGIELPQSGFRPTERIEATGRRLANYCERFNVPFEYKAIAAQNWENIRIEDIKINNNEVLAVNSLFRFENLLDETAEVDCPRNAVLKLIRRMNPDIFVHSIINGSYNSPFFVTRFREALFHLSSVFDMFDNTLPRDEPARLMFESELYGQEAVNVVACEGPARVQRPETYKQWQIRMTRAGFKPLPLNQELMTKLRHKLKAWYHKDFVIDENNHWLLQGWKGRILYASSCWVPAEES, from the coding sequence ATGAAGCCAAAGTTCACTGAATTCTCTGATTACATAAACGGCTTTAGTGTTGAAGATTTAGATGATACATTTCAGCTCAATTCTGGTCAGTACTCAAATGGCACAATCGGATTCGAGTTCAATGACCCTTCTCCAGATCTTAACGTTTTGAACATGAATGTTGCTGTTGCACCTTCTGAACCAGACCCTGTTACTTTTGTTCAACCGCTCACTGTAAGTACAGATGGGAGCTCGATTTCTACGTCCACAGGGTGGAGTCCGGAAGGGGAGTCTTTGTCACCGTCGGATGACAATGATTCAACGGATCCAGTTCTCAAGTACATAACTCAGATGCTTATGGAAGAGAACATGGAGGAGCCTCATATGTTTAATAACTATTTTGCTCTTAAAGACACTGAGAAATCATTATATGAAGTCCTAGTTGAGCCGTATCCTCAAACTAGTGAACCACAACCTTTGCTCAATCTGAATTTGGAGGCCCCTGAAAGTAATCTTTCTGGTAGTACTAATGGCCATTCGTCTGCTAATATTGGCACCAATTATGGGACTGGTAATTATAGTGATCATCAGGTGGTTGGTGAGGTTTGGGAGTCGCCTTCTTCCTTGTCACAACCTCCTCTTACTGGTGACTACGATTTTCAGCGTGCTTTGCAACAGCCAAGTTCACAAGTTTCTGTCAAGTCAACTAATAGCTTGAGTAACCCGGGTAATAGGACGATGGAATCTTCTATTAGCAAGCTTCTGGCTCAGAACATCTTCAACGATAAAGAATCTGTCTTGCAGTTCCAAAGAGGGTTTGAGGAAGCCAGTAAATTCCTCCCTAGTAGCAATCAACTGATGATTGGTCTAGAAAGTAATGCATTTCCTACGGGGCAAAAGGGGAAGGTTCCAAATGATGTTGTCAAGGTGGGTGAGGATGAGAGGGAGAACCCGCGTGAGAGGTTGAGGGGTAGGAAGAACCATGGTCGGGATCTCGAGGATTTGGAAGAAGAGAGGAGTAACAAGCAATCTGCAACTTATACGGATGAGAGCGAACTGTCGGAGATGTTTGATAAGGTGTTACTTTATCCTGTAGGACAGTTTATTTGTTGCAATGACAATGAAAATGTACAGCACACAGAAAACAAAGCCTTGCGGCAGAAAGAACAATCAAATGGATCCAGTGCTGGGAAACCTCGCTCCAAAAAACAAGGGAAGAAAGAAACAGTGGATTTGAGGACTCTTCTAATTCTCTGTGCACAGGCTGTTTCCGCCAATGATCATAGAACTGCTGGTGAACTGCTGAAGCAGATTAAAGAAAATTCTTCTCCTCTAGGTGACGGAACTCAGAGGTTGGCTCATTACTTTGCGAATGGCCTTGAGGCACGCATGGATGGCAGTGGAACTGTAATGCAAAACTTTTATATGTCTCTAGCTTCCAAGAAGACAACGGCTGCCGATATGTTGAAGTCTTACAAAGGCTACCTTAGTGCTTGTCCTTTTAAGAAGCTACCGATTTTCTTTGCAAACAAAATGATTTACTACATGACTGAGAAAGCAAGTGCCCTTCATATCGTAGATTTCGGTATCCTGTACGGTTTCCAATGGCCGGTTCTTATCCAGCATCTCTCAAATAGACCTGGTGGGCCTCCTAAGCTACGCATAACAGGAATAGAGCTTCCCCAAAGTGGTTTTCGCCCAACAGAAAGGATTGAGGCAACAGGTCGTCGCCTGGCAAATTATTGCGAGCGCTTTAATGTTCCGTTTGAGTACAAGGCTATAGCAGCTCAAAACTGGGAAAATATTCGAATTGAGGATATCAAGATTAATAACAATGAGGTGCTAGCTGTAAATTCTCTTTTTCGGTTTGAGAATCTGCTTGATGAGACTGCCGAAGTGGATTGTCCGAGGAATGCTGTGCTTAAATTGATCAGGAGAATGAACCCTGATATTTTTGTTCACTCCATAATTAATGGATCATACAACTCTCCCTTCTTTGTTACAAGGTTCAGGGAGgctttatttcatctttcatcaGTATTCGATATGTTTGATAACACATTACCTCGTGATGAGCCTGCAAGATTGATGTTTGAGAGCGAGCTTTATGGGCAGGAAGCAGTGAATGTTGTAGCATGTGAGGGTCCAGCAAGGGTTCAGAGGCCAGAAACATACAAGCAATGGCAGATTCGGATGACAAGAGCAGGGTTCAAGCCACTTCCATTGAACCAGGAACTAATGACCAAACTTCGGCATAAGTTGAAAGCTTGGTACCACAAAGATTTTGTAATTGATGAAAACAATCACTGGTTGTTGCAGGGATGGAAAGGCAGGATTCTTTATGCTTCCTCCTGTTGGGTACCTGCAGAGGAGTCTTGA
- the LOC108476007 gene encoding scarecrow-like protein 14 isoform X2, with protein MNVAVAPSEPDPVTFVQPLTVSTDGSSISTSTGWSPEGESLSPSDDNDSTDPVLKYITQMLMEENMEEPHMFNNYFALKDTEKSLYEVLVEPYPQTSEPQPLLNLNLEAPESNLSGSTNGHSSANIGTNYGTGNYSDHQVVGEVWESPSSLSQPPLTGDYDFQRALQQPSSQVSVKSTNSLSNPGNRTMESSISKLLAQNIFNDKESVLQFQRGFEEASKFLPSSNQLMIGLESNAFPTGQKGKVPNDVVKVGEDERENPRERLRGRKNHGRDLEDLEEERSNKQSATYTDESELSEMFDKVLLYPVGQFICCNDNENVQHTENKALRQKEQSNGSSAGKPRSKKQGKKETVDLRTLLILCAQAVSANDHRTAGELLKQIKENSSPLGDGTQRLAHYFANGLEARMDGSGTVMQNFYMSLASKKTTAADMLKSYKGYLSACPFKKLPIFFANKMIYYMTEKASALHIVDFGILYGFQWPVLIQHLSNRPGGPPKLRITGIELPQSGFRPTERIEATGRRLANYCERFNVPFEYKAIAAQNWENIRIEDIKINNNEVLAVNSLFRFENLLDETAEVDCPRNAVLKLIRRMNPDIFVHSIINGSYNSPFFVTRFREALFHLSSVFDMFDNTLPRDEPARLMFESELYGQEAVNVVACEGPARVQRPETYKQWQIRMTRAGFKPLPLNQELMTKLRHKLKAWYHKDFVIDENNHWLLQGWKGRILYASSCWVPAEES; from the coding sequence ATGAATGTTGCTGTTGCACCTTCTGAACCAGACCCTGTTACTTTTGTTCAACCGCTCACTGTAAGTACAGATGGGAGCTCGATTTCTACGTCCACAGGGTGGAGTCCGGAAGGGGAGTCTTTGTCACCGTCGGATGACAATGATTCAACGGATCCAGTTCTCAAGTACATAACTCAGATGCTTATGGAAGAGAACATGGAGGAGCCTCATATGTTTAATAACTATTTTGCTCTTAAAGACACTGAGAAATCATTATATGAAGTCCTAGTTGAGCCGTATCCTCAAACTAGTGAACCACAACCTTTGCTCAATCTGAATTTGGAGGCCCCTGAAAGTAATCTTTCTGGTAGTACTAATGGCCATTCGTCTGCTAATATTGGCACCAATTATGGGACTGGTAATTATAGTGATCATCAGGTGGTTGGTGAGGTTTGGGAGTCGCCTTCTTCCTTGTCACAACCTCCTCTTACTGGTGACTACGATTTTCAGCGTGCTTTGCAACAGCCAAGTTCACAAGTTTCTGTCAAGTCAACTAATAGCTTGAGTAACCCGGGTAATAGGACGATGGAATCTTCTATTAGCAAGCTTCTGGCTCAGAACATCTTCAACGATAAAGAATCTGTCTTGCAGTTCCAAAGAGGGTTTGAGGAAGCCAGTAAATTCCTCCCTAGTAGCAATCAACTGATGATTGGTCTAGAAAGTAATGCATTTCCTACGGGGCAAAAGGGGAAGGTTCCAAATGATGTTGTCAAGGTGGGTGAGGATGAGAGGGAGAACCCGCGTGAGAGGTTGAGGGGTAGGAAGAACCATGGTCGGGATCTCGAGGATTTGGAAGAAGAGAGGAGTAACAAGCAATCTGCAACTTATACGGATGAGAGCGAACTGTCGGAGATGTTTGATAAGGTGTTACTTTATCCTGTAGGACAGTTTATTTGTTGCAATGACAATGAAAATGTACAGCACACAGAAAACAAAGCCTTGCGGCAGAAAGAACAATCAAATGGATCCAGTGCTGGGAAACCTCGCTCCAAAAAACAAGGGAAGAAAGAAACAGTGGATTTGAGGACTCTTCTAATTCTCTGTGCACAGGCTGTTTCCGCCAATGATCATAGAACTGCTGGTGAACTGCTGAAGCAGATTAAAGAAAATTCTTCTCCTCTAGGTGACGGAACTCAGAGGTTGGCTCATTACTTTGCGAATGGCCTTGAGGCACGCATGGATGGCAGTGGAACTGTAATGCAAAACTTTTATATGTCTCTAGCTTCCAAGAAGACAACGGCTGCCGATATGTTGAAGTCTTACAAAGGCTACCTTAGTGCTTGTCCTTTTAAGAAGCTACCGATTTTCTTTGCAAACAAAATGATTTACTACATGACTGAGAAAGCAAGTGCCCTTCATATCGTAGATTTCGGTATCCTGTACGGTTTCCAATGGCCGGTTCTTATCCAGCATCTCTCAAATAGACCTGGTGGGCCTCCTAAGCTACGCATAACAGGAATAGAGCTTCCCCAAAGTGGTTTTCGCCCAACAGAAAGGATTGAGGCAACAGGTCGTCGCCTGGCAAATTATTGCGAGCGCTTTAATGTTCCGTTTGAGTACAAGGCTATAGCAGCTCAAAACTGGGAAAATATTCGAATTGAGGATATCAAGATTAATAACAATGAGGTGCTAGCTGTAAATTCTCTTTTTCGGTTTGAGAATCTGCTTGATGAGACTGCCGAAGTGGATTGTCCGAGGAATGCTGTGCTTAAATTGATCAGGAGAATGAACCCTGATATTTTTGTTCACTCCATAATTAATGGATCATACAACTCTCCCTTCTTTGTTACAAGGTTCAGGGAGgctttatttcatctttcatcaGTATTCGATATGTTTGATAACACATTACCTCGTGATGAGCCTGCAAGATTGATGTTTGAGAGCGAGCTTTATGGGCAGGAAGCAGTGAATGTTGTAGCATGTGAGGGTCCAGCAAGGGTTCAGAGGCCAGAAACATACAAGCAATGGCAGATTCGGATGACAAGAGCAGGGTTCAAGCCACTTCCATTGAACCAGGAACTAATGACCAAACTTCGGCATAAGTTGAAAGCTTGGTACCACAAAGATTTTGTAATTGATGAAAACAATCACTGGTTGTTGCAGGGATGGAAAGGCAGGATTCTTTATGCTTCCTCCTGTTGGGTACCTGCAGAGGAGTCTTGA